One window of uncultured Methanoregula sp. genomic DNA carries:
- the mtrC gene encoding tetrahydromethanopterin S-methyltransferase subunit C, whose protein sequence is MSVKVEVIEGGVPHNKIMIAGLVSTIVCLYLTYLNVLTNTEMFSFFGGLAVIAALIWGSHTIKVLCSYGIGTGVPSAGMIAFGSGVMAMLLATKFGILAPIVALVLAAVIGFILGYVSNNILNMKIPAMVQALTEMAVVGALSLMGFAALITGGFTFAGLTTSKISVMGMTLLTHQNSFLGGCLIAVAFLLGAIAIQHPFNATLGPGWKQDRMLVLTAECGFLSMLVAAVMSFAFISTGSAIVSLVIAIIGWFYTYQQYMVLSKRDAAAWLDSKPIPDVEGH, encoded by the coding sequence ATGTCAGTAAAAGTTGAAGTAATTGAAGGAGGCGTTCCGCACAATAAAATCATGATCGCGGGCCTCGTTAGCACCATCGTGTGCCTCTACCTGACGTACCTCAATGTACTCACCAACACCGAGATGTTCTCATTCTTCGGTGGACTCGCGGTGATCGCTGCATTGATCTGGGGTAGCCACACCATCAAGGTGCTCTGCAGCTACGGTATCGGAACAGGTGTCCCGTCCGCAGGTATGATTGCATTCGGCTCCGGTGTCATGGCCATGCTGCTTGCAACCAAGTTCGGCATCCTGGCCCCCATCGTAGCACTCGTACTTGCAGCCGTTATCGGGTTCATCCTCGGGTATGTTTCCAACAACATCCTGAACATGAAGATCCCGGCAATGGTCCAGGCACTCACCGAGATGGCAGTTGTCGGTGCACTCTCCCTCATGGGATTTGCCGCACTCATCACCGGCGGGTTTACCTTCGCCGGCCTGACCACGAGCAAAATCTCCGTTATGGGTATGACCCTCCTGACCCACCAGAACTCGTTCCTCGGTGGATGCCTGATTGCCGTTGCATTCCTGCTCGGAGCAATCGCAATCCAGCACCCGTTCAACGCAACCCTTGGACCCGGCTGGAAACAGGACCGCATGCTCGTACTTACCGCAGAATGCGGGTTCCTCTCGATGCTCGTTGCAGCAGTCATGTCCTTTGCTTTCATAAGCACCGGTTCAGCGATCGTCTCGCTCGTCATTGCCATCATCGGCTGGTTCTACACGTACCAGCAGTACATGGTGCTCTCGAAGCGCGATGCAGCAGCCTGGCTTGACTCAAAGCCGATTCCGGACGTGGAGGGACACTGA
- the mtrD gene encoding tetrahydromethanopterin S-methyltransferase subunit D → MSAVAAKPAAGGAMNPTAMAIGVVMLVILLGIAFYVSPGVGFMALIGIVIGGILIGFGTHFVPVGGAPAAMGQAPGIATGVAMLAAGAGLAGLFGGAWAAAAGQSLIVVVVSGGIGGGLMMAITCMMVNFVYVFGMGIPAASGKVAKDPITGDSQAEYKSQGTEGHGLPFVSFVGGVIGGILGGAGGTLIYVELLNLYQATLPAVMQITPAQVMPIAVSVAGMFAVGLFLVNAVLTAYNITGTIEGPHDPKFKRWPRSIVASAVASALCGLVAILIVVL, encoded by the coding sequence ATGAGCGCAGTAGCAGCAAAGCCCGCAGCGGGCGGCGCAATGAACCCGACCGCAATGGCGATCGGTGTTGTCATGCTCGTGATCCTTCTCGGGATTGCATTCTATGTATCACCAGGCGTAGGCTTCATGGCCCTCATCGGTATCGTCATCGGCGGTATCCTGATCGGCTTCGGCACCCACTTCGTACCGGTCGGCGGTGCACCCGCAGCAATGGGACAAGCCCCCGGTATCGCGACAGGTGTCGCAATGCTCGCAGCTGGTGCCGGCCTTGCAGGTCTCTTCGGAGGCGCATGGGCAGCAGCAGCAGGACAGAGCCTGATTGTCGTAGTCGTCTCCGGCGGTATCGGTGGCGGACTGATGATGGCAATCACCTGTATGATGGTGAACTTCGTCTACGTCTTTGGCATGGGTATTCCCGCAGCCTCTGGTAAGGTCGCAAAAGACCCCATCACCGGAGACTCGCAGGCAGAATACAAATCCCAGGGTACTGAGGGTCACGGCCTCCCCTTCGTCTCATTCGTTGGTGGCGTGATCGGCGGTATTCTCGGCGGTGCCGGAGGTACTCTCATCTATGTCGAGCTGCTCAACCTTTACCAGGCCACGCTCCCGGCAGTCATGCAGATCACCCCTGCCCAGGTCATGCCGATCGCAGTCTCTGTTGCAGGTATGTTCGCTGTTGGTCTCTTCCTCGTGAATGCAGTGCTTACCGCATACAACATCACGGGAACCATCGAAGGACCCCACGACCCGAAATTCAAGCGCTGGCCACGGTCAATCGTTGCATCCGCAGTTGCATCAGCACTCTGTGGACTCGTAGCGATCCTGATCGTCGTACTATGA
- the mtrE gene encoding tetrahydromethanopterin S-methyltransferase subunit E, giving the protein MEHIVFGIGITALTGALATVAGSAEDTESNIGSQGDPNSQVQLAPQMGFLHRIFNKAVAGEPPAYGLWCALGAGLAWAFMAMQMNAVLAIVLGCILAVFVQGVYATTAYLGRTASLSKFGQPVYVDILKSMTTVTMAHAFIAIFCTVTLCYLINVALGHPFPLPLLGLIWGIALGAAGSATGNPYYGKERQYQNQKFGAGVPISASGNIVRYAEAGERNSIDNGWFTAKIGGSASGICFGLIVFLELWRTVLFEKVSAGWGAIIVGILIILIFTVVDRYIEVWARKNYGPYTAAKEAEA; this is encoded by the coding sequence ATGGAACATATTGTATTTGGCATTGGAATTACTGCATTGACAGGAGCTCTTGCCACTGTAGCCGGTTCAGCGGAAGATACTGAATCCAACATCGGGTCCCAGGGTGACCCGAACTCACAGGTTCAGCTCGCACCGCAAATGGGATTCCTTCACCGCATCTTCAACAAGGCGGTCGCTGGAGAACCACCGGCATATGGCTTATGGTGTGCGCTGGGCGCAGGTCTTGCATGGGCATTTATGGCCATGCAGATGAACGCGGTCCTGGCAATCGTCCTCGGCTGTATACTCGCAGTCTTTGTGCAGGGCGTCTATGCAACAACTGCATATCTTGGCAGAACCGCAAGTCTGTCCAAGTTCGGGCAGCCGGTCTACGTGGACATCCTTAAGTCCATGACGACGGTTACCATGGCACATGCCTTTATCGCGATTTTCTGTACCGTGACACTCTGTTACCTGATCAACGTCGCACTGGGACACCCGTTCCCGCTGCCGCTGCTCGGACTTATCTGGGGTATCGCACTCGGTGCAGCAGGATCCGCAACAGGCAACCCGTACTACGGAAAAGAACGCCAGTACCAGAACCAGAAGTTCGGTGCAGGTGTCCCAATCTCCGCATCGGGTAACATCGTCCGCTACGCAGAAGCAGGCGAAAGGAACTCAATCGACAACGGCTGGTTCACCGCAAAGATCGGTGGCTCGGCGTCAGGTATCTGTTTTGGCCTGATTGTCTTCCTCGAACTCTGGCGTACCGTTCTCTTCGAGAAGGTTTCCGCCGGCTGGGGTGCAATCATCGTCGGCATACTCATAATCCTCATCTTCACGGTCGTTGACCGGTATATCGAGGTCTGGGCACGCAAGAACTACGGACCCTACACGGCAGCCAAGGAGGCCGAAGCATGA
- a CDS encoding ion transporter — MDTKTRSNLDMQDLKDPGYEIFILLVSLLSVFNLVITWIPGIDPDAINVIQVINFFLTVIFLGDFLYRLKTAGSRNYYFFRDWGWADLLASIPALRILRLFRIFKAYRLLNKYGARNIFGQLKKHRAESVLYIVIFCVLVVIESGAFLVLMAERSAPNANIQTASDAMWWVYVTITTVGYGDRYPVTTAGRLVGVIVMTMGVGLFGTLAGFIANKLLAPDEVTGPGGKEGTAGAGLAAIQDSLQQQAQQNKELHERLDRIEQHLAGRPPEKL; from the coding sequence ATGGACACGAAGACCCGCTCGAACCTCGATATGCAGGACTTGAAAGATCCCGGTTACGAGATCTTCATCCTCCTCGTCTCGCTCCTCTCCGTATTTAATCTCGTCATCACCTGGATCCCCGGCATCGACCCGGACGCCATCAACGTCATCCAGGTCATCAACTTCTTCTTAACGGTAATCTTCCTCGGCGATTTCCTCTACCGGCTCAAAACCGCCGGTTCACGAAACTACTACTTCTTCCGCGACTGGGGATGGGCCGACCTCCTGGCAAGCATCCCCGCCCTCCGGATCCTCCGGCTCTTCCGGATCTTCAAAGCCTACCGCCTCCTGAACAAGTACGGCGCCCGGAACATCTTCGGGCAGCTCAAAAAGCACCGGGCCGAGAGCGTCCTCTACATCGTCATCTTCTGCGTGCTGGTCGTCATCGAGAGCGGTGCATTCCTCGTCCTGATGGCCGAACGTTCGGCTCCCAATGCCAATATCCAGACCGCCTCCGATGCCATGTGGTGGGTGTACGTCACCATCACGACCGTGGGCTATGGCGACCGCTACCCGGTTACCACAGCGGGAAGGCTTGTCGGGGTCATAGTCATGACCATGGGCGTGGGACTGTTCGGCACGCTCGCCGGGTTCATCGCCAACAAACTCCTGGCACCGGACGAAGTGACCGGGCCGGGCGGCAAGGAGGGAACCGCAGGTGCCGGCCTTGCTGCGATCCAGGATTCCCTGCAGCAGCAGGCACAGCAGAATAAGGAGCTGCATGAGCGGCTCGACCGGATCGAACAGCACCTGGCCGGCCGGCCTCCGGAAAAGCTATGA
- a CDS encoding cytochrome c biogenesis protein CcdA, producing the protein MVTSMATLDPTILGIFVFGLMAGICPCNSVLCLGLIGYLTSGTTRLSLPNILKLTLSFCIGTILVLLPLGMIAGFIGRYLLFLNSTIAWAIGGVLMILMGLQLIQVYKPPIKSIFNFFKVPMSYTVTGAFLLGLSFGAITVGRGAPMLLIVLTYIALYQTAFQGFFTMLIYAIGLSIPLIVISSLGGALGKTIKDKARVSGETFDKIIGVIIVVIGMYFLYLAFM; encoded by the coding sequence ATGGTTACTTCAATGGCCACGCTCGACCCGACAATCCTTGGTATCTTCGTCTTTGGTCTCATGGCCGGCATCTGCCCGTGCAACAGTGTGCTCTGCCTGGGACTGATCGGGTACCTCACGAGCGGAACCACCCGGCTTTCCCTGCCCAACATCCTCAAGCTCACGCTGTCGTTCTGCATCGGCACGATTCTCGTGCTCCTGCCGCTCGGGATGATCGCGGGATTCATCGGGAGATACCTGCTCTTCCTCAACAGCACGATCGCGTGGGCCATCGGCGGGGTACTGATGATCCTCATGGGGCTGCAGCTCATCCAGGTCTACAAGCCGCCGATAAAAAGCATCTTCAATTTTTTCAAAGTACCCATGTCCTACACCGTAACAGGGGCATTCCTGCTCGGCCTCTCGTTCGGGGCGATCACCGTGGGACGCGGGGCTCCGATGCTCCTCATTGTCCTGACGTATATTGCGCTGTACCAGACGGCGTTCCAGGGATTTTTCACCATGCTGATCTATGCAATCGGGCTTTCCATCCCCCTTATCGTGATCAGTTCGCTGGGCGGGGCCCTGGGAAAGACCATCAAGGACAAGGCCCGGGTCAGCGGCGAAACCTTCGACAAGATCATCGGGGTGATTATTGTCGTGATAGGGATGTACTTCCTGTATCTTGCGTTTATGTAA
- a CDS encoding sugar phosphate isomerase/epimerase family protein, whose amino-acid sequence MPGISTYCLLDRPLGPALDRLSELTDLIEVMDEGPHFVEHPELFESYSADFILHAPYHGMNIACLFEAVRKASVEVMTDCFAVAAEIGAPVVLHPGYFAWEQEREQADRQFRLSLGELERAASDLSVSFSFENMGDMNFFNLRTPEDLAIINGTKFTLDVGHANLNGCLPQFLETKISHLHIHDNDGRRDTHSPVGEGNIPFAPVMEAMRRNHATAVIEVKTFDGVLKSIRALEDL is encoded by the coding sequence ATGCCCGGCATTTCGACCTACTGCCTCCTTGACCGGCCGCTTGGCCCGGCGCTGGACCGGCTCAGTGAGCTGACCGATCTCATCGAGGTTATGGACGAGGGGCCCCATTTCGTGGAACATCCGGAGCTGTTTGAAAGTTATTCCGCAGATTTCATCCTCCATGCTCCCTACCACGGGATGAACATCGCCTGCCTCTTCGAGGCTGTCCGGAAGGCAAGTGTCGAGGTGATGACCGACTGCTTCGCGGTGGCTGCGGAGATCGGCGCTCCCGTTGTCCTCCACCCGGGTTATTTTGCCTGGGAGCAGGAACGCGAGCAGGCCGACCGGCAGTTCAGGCTATCCCTCGGGGAGCTCGAACGTGCAGCCAGCGATCTCTCAGTTTCGTTCTCGTTCGAGAACATGGGGGATATGAACTTCTTCAACCTCCGGACCCCTGAAGATCTCGCGATCATCAATGGCACAAAGTTCACCCTCGATGTCGGGCATGCCAACCTCAACGGCTGCCTGCCACAGTTCTTGGAAACGAAGATCAGCCACCTGCATATCCATGACAATGACGGTCGGCGGGATACCCACAGCCCCGTGGGGGAAGGCAATATCCCGTTTGCTCCGGTGATGGAAGCAATGCGAAGGAATCATGCCACCGCAGTCATCGAGGTGAAGACGTTCGACGGGGTCCTGAAGAGTATCCGGGCACTTGAAGACCTGTGA
- a CDS encoding VOC family protein yields MANIAYFDIPADNVDRAKHFYHNLLGWKIEPAKGASMDQEKMAAMEYQEIITGEAKEGTMNMGGLYKRQMGEGIKNYVMVEDLDKVLLKVVKLGGKIVMPKEDIKGVGQVAIILDSEGNGIGLWKPGMP; encoded by the coding sequence ATGGCAAACATCGCATACTTCGATATACCCGCCGACAACGTCGACCGCGCAAAGCATTTCTACCACAACCTCCTCGGGTGGAAGATCGAACCCGCCAAGGGAGCTTCCATGGACCAGGAGAAGATGGCAGCAATGGAGTACCAGGAAATCATCACCGGTGAAGCAAAGGAAGGCACGATGAACATGGGCGGGTTGTACAAACGCCAGATGGGCGAGGGCATCAAAAACTACGTGATGGTCGAGGATCTCGACAAGGTTCTGTTAAAAGTTGTGAAGCTCGGCGGCAAGATTGTGATGCCAAAGGAGGACATCAAGGGTGTCGGGCAGGTAGCCATCATCCTGGACTCCGAAGGAAACGGTATCGGCCTCTGGAAACCGGGGATGCCTTAA
- a CDS encoding cobalamin-dependent protein (Presence of a B(12) (cobalamin)-binding domain implies dependence on cobalamin itself, in one of its several forms, or in some unusual lineages, dependence on a cobalamin-like analog.), with protein sequence MSGGARSMDKEGTPVYQPVSLDRDYLAGKAVDRYSTVHARTWQNFSPHRWAEIREEFRDSVGSLQESLATGSPAFLIDYSCRARARQAARHFPEGFTASCIRVLAGVLAEELPPDYRENSARFIRKALAALKAAPEESAGPGSGETPMSPSAQAFLDALLNGDQHRADTIVENELESGTTVHGIYGTIFQPVLVETGRLWQENAIGIDREHYVSAAILRLMGRLDNRIVPPVREKRQKKSVVAACVGEELHEIGIRMVADYFRMDGWDVHYIGANTPASSVIDAVKEQKAGVLALSVTLPSRLSELRYLIRSLRADPATAKTKVIVGGYPFLLIPDLWKQVGVDAGVQHAEEAVAAARRLIAKTRSAGASGA encoded by the coding sequence ATGAGTGGAGGCGCACGATCGATGGACAAGGAGGGTACGCCCGTGTATCAGCCGGTCAGTCTTGACCGGGACTACCTTGCAGGAAAGGCAGTGGACCGGTACAGCACGGTACATGCCAGAACATGGCAGAACTTCAGTCCCCACCGGTGGGCGGAGATCCGGGAGGAGTTCAGGGACTCGGTCGGGAGCCTCCAGGAATCGCTTGCCACCGGCAGCCCGGCATTTCTCATCGATTACAGCTGCAGGGCAAGGGCGCGACAGGCTGCCCGCCACTTCCCGGAAGGGTTCACTGCGTCGTGCATCAGGGTGCTCGCGGGCGTGCTTGCGGAGGAACTGCCCCCCGATTACCGCGAGAATTCTGCCCGGTTCATCCGGAAAGCACTTGCTGCCCTGAAGGCCGCACCGGAAGAATCTGCGGGGCCCGGATCGGGAGAAACACCCATGTCCCCGTCCGCACAGGCATTTCTCGACGCCCTCCTGAACGGGGACCAGCACCGGGCCGACACTATTGTTGAAAACGAGCTTGAGTCCGGGACAACGGTCCACGGGATCTACGGCACCATCTTCCAGCCGGTGCTGGTGGAGACGGGCCGGCTCTGGCAGGAGAACGCGATCGGCATCGACCGGGAACATTACGTTTCTGCGGCCATCCTCCGGCTCATGGGACGGCTGGACAACCGGATCGTCCCACCCGTACGGGAAAAGCGGCAAAAAAAATCCGTAGTCGCTGCCTGTGTGGGAGAGGAGCTCCACGAGATCGGGATCCGCATGGTCGCGGACTACTTCAGGATGGATGGGTGGGATGTTCACTATATCGGGGCGAACACCCCGGCATCCTCCGTTATCGATGCGGTCAAAGAGCAGAAGGCGGGCGTTCTCGCCCTCTCGGTAACCCTGCCATCCCGTCTCTCCGAACTCCGGTACCTCATCAGGTCGCTCCGGGCTGACCCGGCAACGGCGAAGACAAAGGTCATTGTCGGGGGCTACCCGTTCCTGCTCATCCCTGACCTCTGGAAGCAGGTAGGGGTGGATGCCGGCGTACAACACGCGGAAGAAGCCGTTGCTGCAGCACGCCGGCTCATTGCGAAAACCCGCTCTGCCGGTGCCTCCGGAGCCTGA
- a CDS encoding DUF2178 domain-containing protein, which translates to MLHCEIMKKQTYYGCLALILAVMVLALGFGMTTGNLLVPVIIIACAVGAIWLCHRRVTDVMTDDLESAISGKAALKALEVTVIVAAIVFAITTGFYFNGSRGIGMHGFENGSVLIHANQVYSGGQIVYDKYYFIADPGNLSMDDVLSLNQLFTNSHRVREFPLAFGVALGCMVVFLVGLYAAFSYYYTKKYEE; encoded by the coding sequence ATGTTACATTGTGAGATCATGAAGAAACAGACCTATTACGGATGTCTTGCCCTTATCCTTGCGGTTATGGTCCTGGCCCTCGGGTTCGGGATGACCACGGGAAACCTTCTTGTCCCGGTTATCATCATTGCCTGTGCAGTCGGTGCCATCTGGCTCTGCCACCGCAGGGTAACGGACGTGATGACGGATGATCTGGAATCGGCCATCAGCGGCAAGGCGGCTCTCAAAGCCCTTGAAGTGACGGTGATTGTTGCAGCCATCGTGTTTGCGATTACCACGGGATTTTATTTTAATGGCAGCCGGGGGATTGGCATGCACGGGTTTGAAAACGGATCCGTGCTGATCCACGCCAACCAGGTTTATTCCGGCGGACAGATTGTATACGATAAGTACTATTTCATAGCCGATCCCGGAAACCTGAGCATGGACGATGTTCTTTCCCTCAACCAGTTGTTTACGAATTCTCATCGTGTCCGGGAGTTCCCCCTCGCGTTCGGTGTTGCCCTGGGATGCATGGTTGTATTCCTGGTGGGCCTGTACGCGGCATTTTCTTATTACTACACCAAGAAATATGAGGAATAA
- a CDS encoding helix-turn-helix transcriptional regulator produces MKNKIKVYRAMRNMTQEELAERLRVTRRTINSIEGDKYNPSIELAFRIARLFEVPVEEMFSLDDEG; encoded by the coding sequence ATGAAGAACAAGATCAAAGTGTACCGGGCTATGCGGAACATGACCCAGGAAGAGCTTGCCGAACGTCTCCGGGTCACCCGCCGGACCATCAACTCTATCGAGGGAGACAAGTACAACCCCTCGATTGAACTTGCCTTCAGGATCGCACGGCTGTTCGAGGTTCCGGTCGAGGAGATGTTCAGCCTCGATGACGAGGGATAA
- a CDS encoding TIGR04083 family peptide-modifying radical SAM enzyme, whose protein sequence is MKNPFHVMLIPTLGCPGRCKYCWSSEEGSPIMSIDTVKDVVAWLKDFRKDRVTFTFHGGEPLLAGADFYRQALPLLAGELADLTPDFAMQTNLWRMTPEIARVLAQFHVPIGSSIDGPEDITDSQRGDGYFAKTMKGYEIARAAGLQVRFICTFTNKSVKHREEIFAFFKERGFVLKLHPALPSLRSENPKEWALEPAEYGELLVFLLDKSLENLGTMEVMNINDLCRCVFTRRGSVCTYVDCMGSTFAIGPDGSIYPCYRFVGMPEWVMAHVRDKPTLEQLMQSEPGKRMTAFAEYVNTACKDCSHIRYCRGGCPYNAIAPSGGALDGVDPHCTAYKRIFDELNERLNAEMFDEPEPGMGGFGMPASRKPAKPGVMALMRAIVEK, encoded by the coding sequence ATGAAAAATCCGTTTCACGTGATGCTCATCCCGACGCTGGGCTGTCCCGGCAGGTGCAAGTACTGCTGGAGTTCAGAGGAAGGGTCGCCCATCATGAGCATCGATACGGTAAAAGACGTTGTCGCGTGGCTCAAAGATTTCCGCAAGGACCGGGTCACGTTCACCTTTCACGGGGGGGAACCGCTCCTCGCCGGCGCGGATTTCTACCGGCAGGCCCTGCCCCTCCTCGCGGGTGAGCTTGCGGATCTCACTCCCGATTTTGCCATGCAGACCAACCTCTGGCGGATGACACCGGAGATCGCCCGCGTGCTTGCGCAGTTCCACGTCCCCATCGGGTCGAGCATTGATGGCCCGGAGGATATCACCGATTCGCAGCGGGGGGACGGGTATTTTGCAAAGACGATGAAGGGGTACGAGATTGCCCGGGCAGCCGGCCTCCAGGTGCGGTTCATCTGCACGTTCACCAACAAATCAGTGAAACACCGTGAGGAGATTTTTGCGTTTTTCAAGGAGCGGGGCTTTGTCCTGAAACTCCACCCGGCCCTGCCATCGCTTCGGTCGGAGAACCCGAAGGAGTGGGCGCTGGAACCGGCAGAATACGGGGAGCTGCTGGTTTTCCTGCTCGACAAATCCCTTGAAAACCTCGGTACGATGGAAGTGATGAACATCAACGATCTCTGCCGGTGCGTGTTCACCCGCCGGGGATCGGTCTGCACCTACGTTGACTGCATGGGGAGCACGTTTGCGATCGGCCCCGACGGGAGTATCTACCCGTGTTACCGATTTGTCGGGATGCCGGAATGGGTGATGGCGCACGTCCGGGACAAGCCGACCCTGGAGCAGCTCATGCAGTCAGAACCCGGAAAGAGGATGACGGCTTTTGCGGAGTATGTGAATACGGCCTGCAAAGACTGCTCGCATATCAGGTACTGCCGGGGCGGGTGCCCGTATAACGCGATCGCTCCCTCGGGGGGAGCGCTGGACGGAGTTGACCCCCACTGCACGGCCTACAAGCGGATCTTCGACGAGCTCAACGAACGGCTGAACGCGGAGATGTTCGACGAGCCGGAGCCGGGGATGGGGGGATTCGGGATGCCCGCATCCCGGAAGCCGGCAAAGCCGGGCGTGATGGCCCTGATGCGGGCGATTGTCGAGAAATAA
- the mcrA gene encoding coenzyme-B sulfoethylthiotransferase subunit alpha: MAKAAKIERTQKLFLKAMKEKFAEDPQATHTVFGREGLEQSPRKVEFMKAGKKVEMDRGISGYDPKRCHLGGIPLGQRQLMTYEVSGTNVFVEGDDLHFVNNAAMQQMWDDIRRTIIVGLDLAHNTLQKRLGKEVTPETINEYLHVLNHAMPGGAVVQEHMVETHPSLVDDCYVKIFTGDDEMADDIEPQFLLNLDKLFPAKSAAALKAAVGKSMFQAVHIPTTVSRTCDGGTTSRWSAMQIGMSFIGAYHMCAGEAAVADLAFAAKHAGVIQMADILPARRARGPNEPGGIKFGHFGDMIQADRKYPNDPVKATLEVVGAGAMLFDQIWLGSYMSGGVGFTQYATAAYTDNILDDYCYYGLDYIKSKHGGLGKAKKTQEVISDIATEVTLYGMEQYEQYPTTLESHFGGSQRASVLAAASGISCSLATANSNAGLNGWYMSMLAHKEGWSRLGFFGYDLQDQCGSTNSMSIRPDEGCIGELRGPNYPNYAMNVGHQGEYAAIASAAHYGRQDAWVLSPLIKICFADPSLKFDFSEPRREFARGAIREFMPAGERSLIIPAR, encoded by the coding sequence ATGGCGAAAGCAGCAAAAATCGAGAGAACCCAGAAGCTCTTCCTGAAGGCAATGAAGGAGAAGTTTGCAGAAGACCCCCAGGCAACCCACACCGTGTTCGGCCGGGAAGGTCTTGAGCAGTCCCCCCGCAAAGTCGAGTTCATGAAGGCCGGTAAGAAGGTCGAGATGGACCGCGGTATCTCCGGCTACGACCCCAAGCGCTGCCACCTCGGTGGTATCCCGCTCGGTCAGCGCCAGCTGATGACCTACGAAGTTAGCGGCACCAACGTCTTTGTAGAAGGCGACGACCTCCACTTCGTTAACAACGCTGCAATGCAGCAGATGTGGGATGACATCCGCAGGACCATCATCGTAGGTCTTGACCTCGCCCACAACACCCTCCAGAAGCGTCTCGGCAAGGAAGTTACCCCTGAGACCATCAACGAGTACCTCCACGTGCTGAACCACGCAATGCCAGGCGGCGCAGTCGTTCAGGAACACATGGTCGAGACCCACCCGTCACTTGTCGACGACTGTTACGTGAAGATCTTCACTGGCGACGACGAGATGGCAGATGACATCGAGCCCCAGTTCCTCCTCAACCTCGACAAGCTCTTCCCGGCAAAGTCCGCAGCAGCCCTGAAGGCAGCTGTCGGCAAGTCGATGTTCCAGGCAGTGCACATCCCCACGACCGTCAGCAGGACCTGCGACGGTGGAACCACCTCCCGCTGGTCTGCAATGCAGATCGGTATGTCCTTCATCGGTGCATACCACATGTGCGCAGGCGAAGCAGCAGTCGCTGACCTCGCATTCGCAGCAAAGCACGCCGGTGTTATCCAGATGGCAGATATCCTGCCCGCCCGCCGTGCACGTGGCCCGAACGAGCCAGGTGGCATCAAGTTCGGTCACTTCGGTGATATGATCCAGGCCGACCGCAAGTACCCCAACGACCCCGTCAAGGCAACCCTTGAAGTCGTCGGTGCAGGTGCAATGCTTTTCGACCAGATCTGGCTCGGATCCTACATGTCCGGTGGTGTCGGATTCACCCAGTATGCAACCGCTGCATACACCGACAACATCCTCGATGACTACTGCTACTATGGTCTTGACTACATCAAGTCCAAGCACGGCGGTCTCGGCAAGGCAAAGAAGACCCAGGAAGTCATCAGCGACATCGCAACCGAGGTTACTCTCTACGGTATGGAACAGTACGAACAGTACCCCACCACCCTCGAGAGCCACTTCGGCGGATCGCAGCGTGCATCCGTACTTGCAGCAGCATCAGGTATCTCCTGTTCACTCGCTACTGCAAACTCGAACGCTGGCCTGAACGGCTGGTACATGTCCATGCTCGCCCACAAGGAAGGCTGGTCACGTCTCGGCTTCTTCGGCTACGACCTGCAGGACCAGTGCGGTTCAACCAACTCAATGTCGATCAGACCCGACGAAGGCTGTATCGGCGAGCTCCGTGGACCAAACTACCCCAACTACGCGATGAACGTCGGACACCAGGGAGAATACGCAGCCATCGCATCCGCCGCCCACTACGGACGCCAGGACGCATGGGTCCTCTCCCCGCTGATCAAGATCTGTTTCGCAGACCCCTCGCTCAAGTTCGACTTCTCCGAACCCCGCCGCGAGTTTGCACGTGGTGCAATCCGTGAGTTCATGCCAGCCGGCGAGCGCTCACTGATCATCCCCGCAAGGTAA